Genomic window (Longimicrobium sp.):
CCACCAGGTCCATCTGGCCGACGTCCATCTCGGCCCGCTTCAGCGCCACGCGCGACGCCGGCGCCGGCCCGATGCCCATGTGCTTGGGCTCCACCCCCGCGATCCCCCACGACACCAGCCGACCGATGGGGCTCAGCCCGTTGCGTCGCGCGTACGCCTCGCTGGCGATCATCACCGCCGCGCCGCCGTCGCCGATGCCCGAGGCGTTGCCGGCCGTCACCGTGCCGCCCTCCTTGAAGTACGGCTTGAGCTTGCCCAGCGACTCCAGCGTGGTGTCGGGGCGCATGTGCTCGTCGCAGGCGAACTGCGTTTCGCCCTTGCGGCTCTTGAGGGTGATGGGGGTGATCTCGGCGTCGAAGCGCTTCTGCTCGCACGCCAGCCCGGCCAGCGTCTGCGAGCGATGGGCGTACTCGTCCACCTGCTGGCGGGTGATGCCGTACTTGTCGGCCAGGTTTTCGGCCGTCACCGCCATGGAGCAGCCGGCGAAGGTGTCGGTGAGCGCCTCCCACAGCAGGTCTTCGTAGTACTGGCCGGCGGGGCCCAGGCGCTGGCTGCCCCAGCGGGCGCCGCGGAGCACGTGGGGGGCCTGGCTCATGCTCTCGGTGCCGCCGCACAGCGCCACCTCGGCCTCGCCCAGCATGATCTCCATGGCGCCGCTGATGATGGCCTGGAAGCCGCTGCCGCACAGGCGGTTGAGCGTCAGCGCGGGTGTGTCGAGCGGGAGCCCGGCCTTGAGCCCGATGTGGCGGGCCAGGTAGATGGCGTCGGACGAGGTCTGCAGCGCGTTCCCGAAGACCACGTGGCCCACTTCCTCGGCCGGCACCCCCGACTCCTGCAGCGCGGCCTTGGCGGCGAACACGCCCAGGTCGGTGGCGCTGAAGTCCTTCAGCGAGCCGCCGAAGGTCCCCATGCCGGTGCGCTTGGCGGAAAGGAATACGACGTCGGTGTCCTTGCCCTGCGTAGCCATATGAAAACCCGATCCTCAGGTAGCGTGAGCGCGCCCGGTTCCATCCCCAGGCGAAAGGGGGAAAACAGCGCAGAATACCGGCGGAATCGCCGTGCGTCAAGCCGATTCCGGACACTCGGACCATGAGCGCCGCTCATCCAGAAGTCGTCCTCTGCACCGTGCGGCCCGGGGCAGGGCGAACCCGCGGCTGGATCAGCGGAAAGCCCCCGACACGGCGCACTGACGCGCCGCCGTTCGAGGCTTCACCGTTCACGGGCGGTGAGAGGTGCGGCTCGGTGCGTTGAAGGGTTCGGCGCGATCAGGAGAGTGTGTGGCGGATCCCTCAGTCGCTGCCGTTCTCGGCGTGCGGGAAGGTTCGCCGGGGCCGCTCCATCGGGATGACAGGAGTGCTTCGGCGGGTTTGATCGCCCGTGCAAAAGGAGCGGATGACATCGCCGTAAGACAAGCGGAAAGCCTCCAAACTGCCGGGGGCTCACCTGCACCCGCACCAGACTCCGAGCGCGCCACACCGTCCTCCCGTGCACCCCAAGAAGCCAGTCCGCGAAGGCGGACTTCGTGTGGTTGTTGCAGCGAATTCATTCGCCCGTCCACACTTGCGGCCGCCTCACTCCCCGGATGACGCCTCCGTCTCAGCCGATCCAGCCGGGGTCCAACCCACCTGCCGCAACGTCTCGAACAGCGAAATGCCCACGGCCGTGGACAGGTTCAGCGAGCGAGCCACGGGGAGCATGGGAATGCGGATGCACCGCTCGGGATCGGCCGCCAGCAGGTGCTCGGGCAGTCCGCGCGACTCGGGGCCGAACAGCAGCACGTCCCCGGGCTGGAACGACGCGTCCCAGAGCGTCCGCGTTGCCTTGGTGGTAAGCATCCACACGCGCCGCCCCTCGGTCGCCGCGGTGAAATCCTCCCATTGCAGGTGATGGTGCCACTGGGTGTGCTGCCAGTAGTCCATCATCGCGCGCTTGGCCTTGGGGTGCGTGAACGAGAACCCCAGCCGACCGATCAGGTGCAGCGGCGAGCCCGTGGCGCCGCACAACCGGGCGACAGCGCCCGCGTTGCCCGGGATCTCCGGTTCGTACAACGCGACGTCGATGGAATTGGCGATCGGGAGCATCATCAGAATCCGGTAGAAAAGACGAGCGGCGGCGGACTTTGTTCGTCCGCCGCCGCTCGGTCGCAAGCTCGTGGGACTCAGCCGCCGACCTGGGAGAGCGCCAGCAGCCCGCCCGATCCCGCGTCGGAGCCCTGCACCAGCCAGTGGCGCTCGGGCTTGATGCGCAGCGTCAGGCGGATCAGCGGCTCCAGCGGCTCGCCCCGCCGCAGGGGATCGCGCAGGTTGGTCTGCGCGTGTCCGAAAAGGCAGGGGCGCAGCTGCCCGTCCGCCGTCAGCCGCATGCGGTTGCAGCGATCGCAATAATTGTGGCTCATGGGCGTGATGACACCCACCGTTCCCGCGGCGCCATCGAACGCGTAGTAGCGCGCCGGCCCGTTCCCCGCCGGACCGGCCACCGGCCGCAGGTCGCCGATCCGCCCGATGTTCTCCAGGATCTCGTCGGACGAGACGAACTCGTCGGCGGAGACGCCCAGGTTCTCGCCCGTGGGCATCACCTCGATGAAGCGCACGTGCCAGGGCCGCTCGCGGGTGATGGCCGCAAAATCCGCCACCTCGTCGTCGTTGCGGCCGCGCATCACCACGCAGTTCACCTTGATGGGCGCGAATCCCGCCCGCTCCGCCGCCTCCAGCCCGCGGAAGATCCCCTCCGCCGATCCCGCCCGGCGCGAGATGGCGTCGATGCGATCCGGCCGCAGCGAATCCAGCGACACGTTCACGCGATCCACGCCGGCGTCGCGCAACTCGTTCGCCATCTCGTGGAGAAGGACGGCGTTGGTGGAAAGCGCCACGTCCTCGATCTGCGGAACGGCGCGGATCATCCTCACCAGTGAGGGCAGGTCGCGGCGCACCAGCGGCTCGCCGCCGGTAATGCGGATGCGGCGCAGGCCCTGGTCCGCCATCACGCGCACGATCTCGGCGATCTCCTCGTAGCGCAGGATCTGCTCGCGCTTCAGCCAGGGCAGCCCCTCCTCGGGCATGCAGTACACGCAGCGGAGGTTGCACTTGTCGGTGACGGAGATGCGCAGGTACTCGATGCGCCGCCCGAAGCCGTCCGTCATGGGGCCCGACTCGGGGATGGGACGCTCGGAAGCGACCGGCAGCGGGCCGAGCTGCACCAGCCGGCTCACGCCATCTCCCGGACCGCGGGGGTAAAGCCCGGCACCCACTCCGTATCCCCGTCCACGTAACCCTCGCGCTTCCACACCGGCACACGCTGCTTCAACTGCTCGACCACGTAGCGCGACGCCTCGTACGCCTCGGCCCGGTGGGGTGAGGCGACGGCGATGGCCACGCTCGCCTCGCCTATGGCCAGTGAGCCGATGCGGTGGATCACCCGGATGCTCCCCGTGCCGAACCGCTCGCGCGCCTCGTCGGCGATGCGGCGCATCTCGCGCTCCGCCATCTCCGCGTACGCCGAGTACTCCAGGTGGCTCACCGGCCGCCCGTCGTTCTGGTTGCGCACCACGCCCCAGAACAGCAGCGCCGCCCCGTCGTCCGGCGACAGCGTGTCGTCCAGCAGGCGGGCCGGGTCGATGGGATCGGGCGTCACCAGGGCGAAGCTCTCGGGCACGTCAGCCCCCGGCCACGGGCGGAATGAACGCCACCTCGTCGCCGTCGCGCAGCTCCGTCGCCAGCGGGGCGTAGTCCATGTTGACGGCCACGACGGGAGCCTCCGGCATACGCGAAAGGCCACCGCTCGCACGGAGCCACCCCACCAGGTCCGCGACGCGGGCGCCCGCCGGAAGCTCCAGCGCCAGCTCGTCGGCGCCGGCCATGTCGCGGTACGAGGCGAAGAAGAGGGATCGGATGATCATGACGGCGAGTGCGAAAGTGCGAAGTGCGAGAGTGCGAAAGTCACTGGGGATCGCGCTCCGCCCCGCACCACTACACCGCCGCCCCGCGCGGGTTCAGAGCGCGGGGCGGGGAAGGGGTCAGCCCGCGCCGGAGACGCCGGGCCCGGGCACGTTTTCGCGCACTTCCTCGGCCGGCGCCAGCGTGGCCAGGAACTGCGAAACCTCGTGGTGCATCCGCGAGGTAGAGGCGCGAACGAGCGTGCGCCCGTCCTGCGTCCCCGTGCCGATGGTGATGTCGGCGGCCTCGCTCATCAGCTTCAGGTGATGGTCGCTGGAATCTTCCGTGAACCCGGCGTACTGCGTCATTCGCAGCGTGAACCACTCGCGCGCCCGCTGGATTACTTCTTCGGGAGGGATGTCGGTCAGGACTTCCTGGATCAGCATGCTTGGTCTCCGGTGTGTGCGTGCTGACGGCGCGGTGGGCAGGATGGATGCCAGACGGTGGATGGCAGCACCGGCGGATGGCAGTACCGCAGACCTG
Coding sequences:
- a CDS encoding acetyl-CoA C-acetyltransferase; translated protein: MATQGKDTDVVFLSAKRTGMGTFGGSLKDFSATDLGVFAAKAALQESGVPAEEVGHVVFGNALQTSSDAIYLARHIGLKAGLPLDTPALTLNRLCGSGFQAIISGAMEIMLGEAEVALCGGTESMSQAPHVLRGARWGSQRLGPAGQYYEDLLWEALTDTFAGCSMAVTAENLADKYGITRQQVDEYAHRSQTLAGLACEQKRFDAEITPITLKSRKGETQFACDEHMRPDTTLESLGKLKPYFKEGGTVTAGNASGIGDGGAAVMIASEAYARRNGLSPIGRLVSWGIAGVEPKHMGIGPAPASRVALKRAEMDVGQMDLVEVNEAFASQYCAVEKELGLDRERTNVSGGAIAMSHPLGMSGARITVHLLHELRRQGKRFGLGTACIGGGQGIALVVEAFPAAGEQAIAAD
- a CDS encoding tRNA (cytidine(34)-2'-O)-methyltransferase produces the protein MMLPIANSIDVALYEPEIPGNAGAVARLCGATGSPLHLIGRLGFSFTHPKAKRAMMDYWQHTQWHHHLQWEDFTAATEGRRVWMLTTKATRTLWDASFQPGDVLLFGPESRGLPEHLLAADPERCIRIPMLPVARSLNLSTAVGISLFETLRQVGWTPAGSAETEASSGE
- the moaA gene encoding GTP 3',8-cyclase MoaA, translated to MSRLVQLGPLPVASERPIPESGPMTDGFGRRIEYLRISVTDKCNLRCVYCMPEEGLPWLKREQILRYEEIAEIVRVMADQGLRRIRITGGEPLVRRDLPSLVRMIRAVPQIEDVALSTNAVLLHEMANELRDAGVDRVNVSLDSLRPDRIDAISRRAGSAEGIFRGLEAAERAGFAPIKVNCVVMRGRNDDEVADFAAITRERPWHVRFIEVMPTGENLGVSADEFVSSDEILENIGRIGDLRPVAGPAGNGPARYYAFDGAAGTVGVITPMSHNYCDRCNRMRLTADGQLRPCLFGHAQTNLRDPLRRGEPLEPLIRLTLRIKPERHWLVQGSDAGSGGLLALSQVGG
- a CDS encoding molybdenum cofactor biosynthesis protein MoaE, whose protein sequence is MPESFALVTPDPIDPARLLDDTLSPDDGAALLFWGVVRNQNDGRPVSHLEYSAYAEMAEREMRRIADEARERFGTGSIRVIHRIGSLAIGEASVAIAVASPHRAEAYEASRYVVEQLKQRVPVWKREGYVDGDTEWVPGFTPAVREMA
- a CDS encoding MoaD/ThiS family protein, which gives rise to MIIRSLFFASYRDMAGADELALELPAGARVADLVGWLRASGGLSRMPEAPVVAVNMDYAPLATELRDGDEVAFIPPVAGG